The following is a genomic window from Engraulis encrasicolus isolate BLACKSEA-1 chromosome 13, IST_EnEncr_1.0, whole genome shotgun sequence.
caattcgagtccggccggggtcatttcccagccctaccccaaatctatctcctgctcatttcctgtctcttcccACACTGTCATGTCacaataaaggccccaaaagcccccaaagcacaaataaataaataaataggtttTTTATCAAAACTTGTTCTCAAACGGACCTAGCTGACGGGGTCTCTCAATTGTGGTTCATTCACTAAGAACATAGAAatgggggaaatgccctgtatgccagatgactatTCCATTCTTGCTAGTTTACAGTGTGTGACCTGAATTGATCAGCATGATTTGAATTGCCCTTTGAATGCCCCTTTGAAAACAGTCTAAACGTCTATGAATTTTAATGACCACCTAGTATTTAACAAtgatgtagcctcttagtgcaaatggggttgccggcgggcctattcactatttgctgaaaaaagcttagatacatcataacaacattgctatgacattactgagagccttaagtaacatattaatgATACATTTTTGCGCCTttcctttcaagatacccaaggtcaaAAGACcttgccattacaattttggtgacagtaaggttatgtcataggctctgcgctaaggggttaatgattTGAAGTGTGCATTATGTTTTAGGAGACTTGAAAAAGTATGTATTTATATCAAAATGCCCAAATAACccaaataatctctctctctctctctctctctctctctctctctctctctctctctctctctctttctctctctctctctctctctctctctctctctctctctctctctctctccttctctccctctctctcaaacactctctctcacacacacacacacacacacacacacacacacacacacacacacacacacacacacacacacacacacacacacacacacacacacacacacacacacactagcaggtcCAGAGGAAGGCGTGGAGCTGGAGGGTTTTACCAGCAGGCGTGAGTCTCGTGTGAGCCAGAGCCAGAGTCAGGAGCCCCTGACGCTAGAGACGGCCCCCAGCCcaccacagaagaagaaaaagaaaaagaagactcAAAACCTTGGTACAGTATTGCAATGGCTCCACCTAAAGGCAGCCTCTGAGAGTGCAGCCTATTTCCTCTACCCATAAGTACTgtaagacagtgtttctcaactggtgggtcgcgacccaaaagtgggtcgcggaggggtcatgggtgggtcgtggagccttggtgtaaaaaaaacgtaattctaaaaaaaaaaaaaaatccaacttttcctgcaacaatttactacttttattttgataggctagtgaactctgtcatctgttgtcttagatacaatctgaaaaaaattgggtcgcgaccgaatgagagtggaaaatggtgggtcctaAGACcaattgagaaccactgctgtaagatAAAGTATGAACACCAGACATTTATTTAACCATCTGGTGTGGCTTAACTGAGGGCGCCACAGTCTTCTTCCGATAtcttatttttttcatgtatgtTGTTTAGCACATCCTGCAGGATAATGTGTGTATCGCCTTGTCACAGTTAATTTCAGCACAGGTTAAACATGGCAGCGGTTTGACTTCAACCATTCATTCCAATACATAGGAGTGGTCAACACAGCATCTCCAATACTGTGATTGcgttttctcaagtgtgtgttggTTCGTAAAATAACTTGGCGAGCACATGAACATTTTATTATAACACAATGATATATACCAGTAtatctttgactgtgtgtgtgtgtttgtgcatgtgtttgtgcatgcgtgtgtgtgtgtgtgtgtgtgtgtgtgtgtgtgtgtgtgtgtgtgtgtgtgtgtgtgtgtgtgtgtgtgtgtgtgtgtgtgtgtgtgtgtgtgtgtgtgtgtgtgtgtgtgtgtgtgtgtgtgtgtgtgtgtgtgcacgcgtgtgcgtgtgtcctgtaGACCTAGAGGCAGAGCAGGGAGATCTGGCCAATGGTGAGCTGGGGGAGGGGCCTGCAGCGGATGGGGAGGAGCCAGGAGTCACCAGGAGGACCAAGAGGAagaagtgagacacacacacacacacacacacacacacacacacacacacacacacacacacacacacacacacacacacacacacacacacacacacacacacacacacacacacaaatgtacatgcgcacacacacacacacacacacacacacacacacacacacacacacacacacacacacacacacacacacacacacacaaatgtacatgcacacacacacacacacatacacggatgccaactagcagagtactgtgtagaacgttagtaaacctccctcctgaagcctcatacagaatAATatgatatcaagtcaagtcaagtcagcttttattgtcagtttcttcatgtgCACAGGTCACACAAGGAaatacgttttctctctataccatgaaggacatacttgtagacatacacaggactgacatttacagactgacatgacAGGACTGATATAATATAATTCGATATAATATATAcaagtaatataatgtaatgtaatgtaatgtaatgtaatatcatatcatatatcatatcatttatcatatcatataatataatattcacTGCAGGAAGCCAAAGCCGGTGGAGATGCACTTCCATAATGAGttgacactggaggaggaggaggagctctcTGATGGCCACGGCTCCATCCCCCAGCGCTCCCTCTTCTCAGCCCCGCCCATGGGCAAGGTGTTCGTCGAGAGGAaccgtgagtctgtgtgtgtgtgtgtgtgtgtgtgtgtgtgtgtgtgtgcgtgtgtgtgtgtgcttgcgtgtgtgtgagtgtgtgtctcctcttctctctgctcctcatcctctgctcccatcctcctcttctatccatgtgtcctctccgctcctcttcttgtccttctcttcctctcctcgtctcctctagGCCAGCTCTCGAGGTCTGaggtatatttgtgtgtttgtttgcatttgactcctgtgtgtgtgtgtgtgtgtgtgtgtgtgtgtgtgtgtgtgtgtgtgtgtgtgtgtgtgtgtgtgtgtgtgtgtgtgtgtgtgtgtgtgtgtgtgtgtgtgtgtgtgtgtgtttatttgacttttttctccactcctcttctgctTTAGGCCAGTTCCCACCAGACCGTCTGGATCTGGGTCTGGATGAGTTCATGGAAGTCAGAACCATGTGGTCCACACGAGACGTCGCCATGCGAGTACACAGcggattcaggtgtgtgtgtgcgtgcgtgtgtgtgcgtgtgtgtatgtgtgcatgtgttgtgtgttgcaggaTCATTGGCTTGTTCTACTATGGTTTCCTGGCTGACTATGCTCTGTGGAACATTATAGTGCAATATACATTTACagactgtatgtgtatttatgtgtgtgtgtgtgtgtgtgcgtgcgtgtgcgtgcgtgtgcgtgtgtgttgcaggaTCATAGGCCTGTTCTCCCATGGTTTCCTGGCTGGCTACGCGGTGTGGAACATCATTGTGGTGTACACGTTGGCTGGGGAGCAGCTTTCGACGTTGCGCAACCTCCTGCAGCAGTACCACCCGCTGGCCTACCCAGCGCAGTCTCTACTGTACCTGCTCATCACCATCAGCACCGTCTCGGCTTTCGACAGGTAAcgccgcgtgtgtgtctgtgtgtctgtgtgtgtgtgtgtgtgtgtgtgtgtgtgtgtgtgtgtgtgtgtgtgtgtgtgtgtgtgtgtgtgtgtgtgtgtgtgtgtgtgtgtgtgtgtgtgtgtgtgtgtgtgtgtgtgtgtgttgcatgccccAGCACAGTCCATGCTGTGCCTACCTATCATCATCAGCAAGGTCTCTGATTTCGacaggtagcgtgtgtgtgtgtgtgtgtgtgtgtgtgtgtgtgtgtgtgtgtgtgtgtgtgtgtgtgtgtgtgtgtgtgtgtgtgtgtgtgtgtgtgtgtgtgtaacctataGCCTGTCCCCTGTGCTGTTGCTAGGGTGAATCTGGCGAAAGCTTCACTGGCCCTGAGGGGACTGCTGACCATGGACCCTGCTGCTCTGGCATCCCTATGTGAGTATCGCAATGTATCACAGTACATTacaattaagcaataagccacaagaggccgtgggttatgcttgattgataacggccaaggggagtgggtcACGACGTGAAGCGGAGTGCCGTAATGTGTGCATCGTCGcaatgccagacacacacttcgctaaAAAACCTCAGCAAGGGGCGACAAACatcgcaggaatgaaatgtctttgcaatcatactgataccccaaccatagatggtgcaaagacgtgttccctaccccaactgcaacatttTCTCATTACCGATgtagatgcgcttggtctaacttaGACATGCATAGAGTTGGTGATACATCACATGATACATCACAATCTATTGCAGTGCACTACCCATTCCATCCATTTGAATATTTCCATGTTGCTCTGGCAtctctacaccgcattccacattggcattacgcaaatgacattttttgccgttttcccaaataatcaatagaaatgacagtcgtcataattttcaagtcttcagccattagagtacaattaaaacgtttttgaatgaaccttctaggggtgggcaaacatgaaaatctttcaaactcaatgactttctgtgataaATCGCATAGCacgcgaaataataataataataataaataatacattaaataaataataaattcaaaaaatatattttatatattaataaaataaaataattaataataatttgcatatgtactgcgtagatgtaggtctaatataatgtTCCACAATGGaattgtaggctatttgccaacctatcggtctaaattatatagtaggctatatggctatccaatgtaggcctactaatgaaacaaatgattgcatacaatattacactagggctatttaagattgtaggctactgaaactgatatattagaaattagaaactcaaattaggatggtcttcatgggcctacaagaaaaaaaacttgtcacttaaaaaaacaggcaacaggcaggtgtgcgtctgtgagatatgtcccgccttctcttactgtcaaagactcccaccttctgtcttatctgtcgctattatttaaggtgtttcagcgactagaaactaattgactgtctgttggcattggcagcaattacatctttcaaaacaataacgttgacatgactaacactatcttaaatgctgacgaggttgccgatgtcgcgaaatcatagcctaccatgttgatgcagcctactatgcacgcgcagcgccatgtagaaaccaaaacgttgcgtgaagaatgtaatatctcgcagtccgctttttgatcagggctttagtaagtccgtgtggcgttattgacagctgatagacagccagcataaagactaccttttcatgctgactgtacaatagactaaccttgcgagctgcaaaggcgagccacatgctgctcgagagttgcgcaaggaggactgtagaactgtgtaccgaaaatgtccattcagaagttgacgtccttctgtaggctatgcctattgttttgcctacttttctagatattcttcttttctgtcagcagtcactggaatcAGCAACAAGCgcactgacgctttcaaaataaaggccacgaacgacggtcataaaaagcaaaaaaaaaaaaaaaacatgaaaaaaacctGCTGCAttatagcgttaacaaaattgtcgggcgatattgacctcaatagttaacgcgttaacgttgcccagccctagaaccttccaatgataacggtattttttaaaataataaaaaacttaaaatgcccaaaatgctctgttccaaattattacgcaaaacagttttgtagtgttgtaatccaaatttcttcctttttttctcatttacatcaaaacagttggcatttggtaccttctaaattacatttcaatgttcaaaacttggttataagctgtaacctggaatgctgcattaacattgaagtcaatggcagggcattgcatgggagttatggaagcccagatatccttgatgctttgctctcagatgtttttgtttgtttggtctggtgacccacacttcactcttcaatatacccgtagatttccatgccacgtttaggtgctttggaggtgatgacattctaactcaccagacataacatcccattcattttcaatgggggtttatttctggtgagttagaatgtcatcatgaaaaaaaatcatcaaaaaaaggtcagctaagtgtaatgtaatttcatgtaATTCAGTGTTGTTCCTGTGTGCTGTTCTTCATGTTGTTGCAGTGTACTTCACCGCGCTCATCCTCACTCTGAGCCAACAGATGACAAGCGATCGCATCCACCTTTACCCCTCAGCCAACGAAACGCTTTggtaggacagacagacagacagacagacagacagacagacagacagacagacagacagacagacagacagacagacagacacacacacacacacacacacacacacacacacacacacacacacacacacacacacacacacacacacactgacactgaaccCTCCCCTATCCAAACAGGCCTGCTGGCCCGGAGCAAGAGCTCCTAgtggtgtgtttctctctctctctctctctctctctctctccctctctttctctctctctctccctctctttctctctctctctctctctctctctctctctctctctcactcactcactcactcacacacacacacacacacacacacacacacacacatacacaaacacacagacacacacacacaccctgactctTGTGTCTTGATGTGTATCAGGCCTCCCGGTACAGAACAGCAACTGCTGAAGCCGTGGGTGGTGGTGAACGTGGTGGTGGCTCTACTGGTGGGCTTAGCCTGGATGTTCATCTCCACACGACCAGACATGGACTACACTGAaggtctgtgtttatgtgtgtgtgtgtgagtgtgcgtgtgtgtgtgtgtgtgtgtgagtgtgcgtgtgtgtgtgcctccatgcgtgcgtgtgcgtgtgtgcgtgcgtgtgtctgtctgtatgtgtgtgtatttgtgtgagaaagaaagcTGACTACATTGTAATGTAACCATGCATGTTTGGGTAGTATGTTacaggataacttctgccaatttcgacatgcagttgtaatgctcacactatccaGGACAAATTCTGCCTCCATTAGAATAGGtgcgtgcatctgtatgtgtgtgtatttgtgtgagaaagaaagcTGACTACATTGTAATGTAACCATGCATGTGTGGGTAGTATGTTGCAGGatagtatgtcgctaagctagtgaaagtcaatggatccgtgtagcaagctacaatgctacacggatccattgactttcactagcttagcgacatgctccctctttaaCTTGTCTTAACAAGACAACGCTTACAcgtaacatgaaaaataagtcactttaccacctttataaaccctggcctacgattttaactgtattaagccccaaaatagtggcatacccctttaagtaagtGTAATAATTTCAAAAGCCATATCTTCGCTTCCTTCTCTCGCCCTGCAGAGTTTCTCATGGCGATGGAAGTGGAAGACTACAAGCACGAGGAGAAGATAGATAGCCCCACATGAACGCCGCCATCTGCATGACCTCTATGACCTCTAGCATCACATCCATCACGTctaaatcacatccatcatgacctCAGAGAAATCTAAAATCACTGAGAAGGGTCAGCGGCTGAAGATGTGTGGATGGTACTGCATCTCTAGTTGGCGATCGCAGgccaatgaaaaatgaatgagttTCAATGGAGCTGCCAAAAATAACTTGGCTAAGGCGTATGTTTTCTCATTGTagaattttttatattttattttacattcaaATCTAGTTATACAAAGAACTGATTTGAGCGATCATTTCATTTGTTAAAATGTAATTACCTATATAATGAGTCAGCAAGCTGTATTTATGAGACCAAATCCATAAAAATTAGCACAATGTAAAAAATCTTGTGAACACACAAAGAACTTGACCATACCTCCTCTTATATAATACCAACCACAGTTCTCAATAGGAAATTTGTATTCATGAGGTTGATCAATGAAAATTGGAGTAAAACATATTTTAGCATTCAGCTCTATTGAGTGCCACTCAGTTTTCCCAGTCATCACTTGCCCGTGGTCACCATTTAGGTGGAACTGCACGATTTTAAGGGGCCAATGGGAGTGAGCCTTCCCATATACACCACTTTCTCTGATGACAGCCGCCACGACCTCTATGACCCTCACGTGATCTCTAAATGACCTCCAACATCACCTCATGACCTCTATATATGACCCTCACGTGATCTCTAAATGACCTCCAACATCACCTCATGACCTCTATACAAAGACAgtcaatatggtagaccaagataaACCTAACCATGCCACAGAGAGTGCTCAGGTTCGGGCTCCTAAGAGGGCATTGTCTCAACCTTCTTCTACTGTATTTCTGTGGCATTTTAGTGGTagacttgtagagagttacttgtgcacaatccctggtgctgaacaaaaagattatgtattttttgaaaaaagggttatttataggttattttttcttctttttagtcattcattcaatggcaatgacgtttcgacctctcggtcttcctcagattccattTTAGTGGTGGCTTGCATAacatgtgcgctaccgccatccatAGCACTGAGGGAACTTTTATATTCTCAACCTTCGCTGGTctcctaaagcagtgtttcccaaccaggggtacatgtaccactgggggtacacaagaacacctcaaggggtacgcggaaaaatgtaataataacaaatatattgagtgtagtcacattgggatagaggaacagagcctgaatgagggcgagggggtactcatcatatgacaaaattgcttagggggtacgcaggacaaaaaaggttgggaaacactgtcctaaagGGTCAGCTGACGTCACATGGCTCAcggaaaagtatgggcttgaaTCGTGTCTTCCTTTTCCACCGTCTCTGCTCTATATTACCTCTAATGTGACCTGTACCGGTAAATGACTGCTACCATTCCAGCATAACCTATACAATGTCCTTCAACATGACTTCAACATATGTGTCTTAGATTCTCCTCCCATAACCACGATGCAAGTTCTTCAGGGACGGGGATAATATGTGGAATCAGTGAAGATGTCTTTATTGTTATGAAGGGGGATAGTCTCTGTGCTCACCAGAGAAATACAAGAACAGCAGTGTgtgaatattaaaaaataaaagagaggactgcaccccccgcccccctacaAACCACGCCCTGCCCCTAGCAACCATTATTTTCTACTTTCATTTATATGTTTTTAGGCTGTACGTTTGCTCATATTTGTATAATATAATTTTTTAATAACATTCCAGTGAGACAATAAAATGAGTGTATGTCTGATTTTGGTCTCTGTGTTTGCTGTATTATCTAACATTATGCACCAGGAGAGAGCCAGGGGAGCCAACAGTGTTCATGCTATaaaatggcaaaacaaaatgaaataaataaaaaataaatgaacttCAAAAACTATTAAAAACAAAAACCATTAAGATAATTCTACCTAAGCGATTAAAGGAGCTTTTAAGTTTGTTGTTACTAAAATGCCAATGATCAAGTTGTAACGTACGGTATTACTAATAGCATGACTGCTTATAAAATATGTCCATTATCAAAGATGCTTTACGAGAGTCATAACATAGGACATCATAGGCTTGCAATAGTATCTCTGGTTGGGAGCAGTTGACCACAAGTAGGCCTAGATCTTCTCCTGTCGAGACCCTGTAGAGTACGGAGTAGTCAGCCTCACCAAGTAGATGACAATTCTAGATCTCTTTTCTGTGAAAAAAATCCGTGAATCAAGCGAGGGAAAAGgcaaatttgttgcaaaattgtgtCCAGACTAAAAGCATCCCTAAATCTAACATGTCACAGGACGTTTTGGAGCACGAGTCAACATACAAAGGCGTAGGCCTAGTCCACAAACGCAATAGACGATTCAAATCAGTGTGTTATCTTACTTTAATTGATGATGCCATGCTGCAGGTTCAAGTACAGCCTGGGTCCTccgtcctcccctctctttctcactccttcaccctctcctctcccatctaccccctcctccctcttctctctatgtctcttctctcctcccccttctatctatttctctatactatctctcttctctcactctgcttcttttctctcctccccctctcccctcatttcactttttcttcccctctccattTCAAATAATCACATTTACAAAAACTTTAGACAACCACTCTCTTTTTTGAAAATAGCAAAATAGAAATACAAATATACATTTGTGAAAGAACACAGGGATTTTTGTGTCAAATACAGTAagggtacacaaatacacacgcgcgtgcgcgcacacacacacacacacacacacacacacactctcttgcaaAGGCCAATGTAAAATATTCGATGGCTATACGACTACTAAGCTTGGGATAGTTTAGCCTACATCTTATCTTCTATAGCGACTGAGAGGACAGTGGAGCATTATGGGTTCAGAAGGACATTATATCTTCAGGCACCACAGACTGAAGccatccccccccccatcacacctCTGActcagcttcctcctcctccacgtcatCGAAGACGTCATTTCCAATGTCCTGCAGTTCAATCTCTTGACCACCAGACGtcagcacccctcctctcctcctcgactTGAGCCAGATCACAGCAGCCGCCATCCCTGgcagcacacagcccagcagTAACCCGTACACCCTGTAGAAGTGAGAGTCCACACCAAACGGATCCCTGTACACAAGGTGGATATCCCTCTCAATGCAAGCTGTACTTCCATTGGCTGTAAGATATGTaagatctctttctctccacatgtACACAGcgctgtcctctgctgtgaggttggagatgAGCAGAGAGTAATAAGAGCTGTCCACAGTCACTCTGCCCATCAGATCCTCAGGCATGGCCACAGACTCATCCCAGGAGTCTACAATTAAAACCTGTGGTTGTTGAAGTTTCTGACGGTACCATTGGGAATCAGGCCTGAAAAAGCCAAATTCAAATACGGAAGATAGATTGTCTGCAGTAACATCCAAGCGGACACTTTCACTGTGAGAAAACATCACATGTAAGGGTGAGACTTTTGAGCAAAGAAATAGCCGAAAAACCCTCCTTCTGTTAGGTCCTCTACATGTATATTCTCCAGAGTGTTGTTGTGACATAGAGGGAATGATGAGGGAGTAGTCTCCAGTCTGGCTGCCGTTCAGCatatacatcacttcctgttgcAGGGTCTGATTGTTGCTGAGCCTGACGTCACCAGTGGGAGAAGACCAGTGCACTTGGCCAGGCATCTCCCCTCTGAACACACATGGCAGAGTCAGGTTCTCATTTTCGTATCCAAAGACATTTATAGGTGGTAGGTTGATAGACGTCCTGAATAAAGTATGGCAATAAGCTTTGTTCCATATTGTGCAATAAAAGTCAtaccattcattttcatttaactCTGAGTACCTGACCAGAGAGGCGTTGAGATCCACCTGCAGTCGGCCCCTCAGATCCTCCTGGAGTGGCTCCAGTGACAAATTGGTGTCCAGGACTAAAGTGGGATTCCCACGATCCTGATACACCTGCATACTGGTCTCATTCCCTAGAGCAGAGTCAGACCTACACACTACACCACTGTCTTCATATTCTGAAAAGGATTCCTCATATTTTTCTTCACAGACAGTGAGGTGAAAGCTGCCATTAGCTGAGATGtttcctccagtccagccctcatACCTGTAGACTCCACTCTGGCCCACAGTGAGGTTGTCTATTATAAAGAATGATTTACCAGAGTCATGGCATTGAACATCATAGCCTTCTAGTTGTGTCTCTGGTTGGGAGCAGTTCACCACAAGCAGATCTTCATCTGTCAAGACCTTGTAGAGAACGGTGTAGTCAGACTCGCCAAGTTGTCGACCAATTCTGGATCCCTTTTCTGTGAAAAAATGTTCAGGATCTTGACTGAGGTGGGCTCCAGAGAGGAAAAACAGTAAGATAAATGCTCGTGCATACATGGTTGCCTAAATTCAGGGTTCAGTGTTTGTTCTTTGTGTGTCGATCTACAGTACTTGTCAAGACTTGACAACCCTCTGCTACCCTTGCACTTTCCTACTCTTGAACGGAACTcagtggaatctctctctctctctctcgctagaaTACTATTAAAGTGGCATACAGAAGACAAAAAAAGGACATCAACCATGAGTCTGGGTTTATCGGCTCTCATATCAGCTAGGTGGTGTGACGGTATGAAACTCTTGACCTACTTTTTCCATCTAAGCGTCTTCCTCTGCAACAGCAGTGGCCACAGTTTAGCACCCATCTCTCCTCTTAACCGCAAACATCTACCTAATCTCATTACCACGGAAACAACATGACTCACAACCACCTCCTCAAGAACtcacaacaaaaaatgaaaacagaaaacaaaatagGGGGTGCTCTGGTgcagttgcctgattatca
Proteins encoded in this region:
- the tmem237a gene encoding transmembrane protein 237A, encoding MPMAKTKKKKAKKEVMEADSPEKKTLAGPEEGVELEGFTSRRESRVSQSQSQEPLTLETAPSPPQKKKKKKKTQNLDLEAEQGDLANGELGEGPAADGEEPGVTRRTKRKKKPKPVEMHFHNELTLEEEEELSDGHGSIPQRSLFSAPPMGKVFVERNRQFPPDRLDLGLDEFMEVRTMWSTRDVAMRVHSGFRIIGLFSHGFLAGYAVWNIIVVYTLAGEQLSTLRNLLQQYHPLAYPAQSLLYLLITISTVSAFDRVNLAKASLALRGLLTMDPAALASLLYFTALILTLSQQMTSDRIHLYPSANETLWPPGTEQQLLKPWVVVNVVVALLVGLAWMFISTRPDMDYTEEFLMAMEVEDYKHEEKIDSPT